The Rana temporaria chromosome 4, aRanTem1.1, whole genome shotgun sequence genome contains a region encoding:
- the LOC120935993 gene encoding WAP four-disulfide core domain protein 5-like produces MSPETGSLLLLLLICAGATALIPSTANLTDDKELLGRQPPGKPGRCPADVEFNVDGSTLQNECRRDGHCEGKMKCCFSGGRRQCLLPLDVKNNACPNSDDSVCIATIYAPFCQRDDQCQGTDRCCSFKCRAQCTPTVTVKPGSCLPTCARCSFTRPKPKCNSDSDCKGKKKCCTTWCGMECTDPWSPKDDFLEEV; encoded by the exons ATGTCTCCAGAGACCGGATCCctcctgctactcctcctgatctGTGCAGGAGCCACCGCTTTAATTCCAAGCACTGCAAACCTCACCGATGATAAAGAACTTTTAG GTAGACAGCCTCCGGGGAAACCTGGTAGGTGTCCTGCAGATGTGGAATTCAATGTTGATGGCTCCACGTTGCAGAATGAATGTAGGCGAGATGGACACTGTGAAGGCAAGATGAAGTGCTGCTTCTCAGGGGGTAGAAGACAATGTCTGCTGCCATTGGACG TCAAGAATAATGCCTGCCCAAACTCTGATGACTCAGTGTGTATAGCTACGATATATGCACCCTTCTGCCAGAGGGATGACCAGTGCCAAGGCACCGACCGATGCTGTTCTTTCAAGTGCAGGGCCCAGTGCACGCCAACAGTGACAG TAAAACCTGGATCATGCCTACCTACTTGTGCAAGATGTTCTTTTACCCGACCGAAACCGAAGTGTAATAGTGACAGTGACTGTAAAGGAAAGAAGAAGTGCTGCACCACATGGTGCGGTATGGAGTGTACCGACCCCTGGTCACCTAAG gATGATTTCCTAGAAGAAGTCTGA